Below is a genomic region from Venturia canescens isolate UGA chromosome 1, ASM1945775v1, whole genome shotgun sequence.
AACGCATTTTTGGGATCGATCGACCTGACGAAACTTCGATCAAGTTTAAAGATTTTAACAATCTTTCATTTCGTGATGAATTTCTTCGAATTAGATATAAATAACTTCgtattttgaagttttgaaGATTTTCGTTGGCGTTGTAAGGTCTgatagaagtatccaaaaaGTCAAATCGTACAACACGTAATACTTTCCAAATTAATTGTATTTGATAAGTTATttacactgttttttttttttcatacatgcaAATGAATATCTCAGTGATTGCTCAGTGGCATAGATTACATTCATCTTTTTAATAACACAATGTTTGAGAAATATTATCTTTTGATTTTCGTACAAAATGGGATTGTGAGTTGGCTCCATTGGCCAACTGGTCAGTTGATGTGATTCGATCGAATGGGCTATGATTCGTGATTCAACGAAAATTAATGCTACATTTCTCTCGAAGATAAACCCCTAACTAGCACCTGTAGTTTTCAATTAGAACCTAAATGCACTGAGGGcatataaaattcaaatgcAATTGATTTCAGACATTTTCTTATTGAATCGAGCTAGAGGACCatcttcaagaaaaaagtccaCCTCTATTTGGTAACATGAAACTTTGTTAATCTCGGTTCAACTCGGAACCGATACACCTAACCAATAAGggtggaaaatttttaaaaatcaatattttctcaatgaTCAGGAAActgaaacatgaaaatttggcagggTGTCGCTGAGATATTGCATTTCTTAAAAACTAAATCAAAGATATCGGtcattttcagaataaaatgaTAACTGCAATTGTCTTCAGTGCTTGTTATGAGCAGAAATCGTGTTTAGGTATATGCAGAGATACGTATTTATTAAGGAGTTGTCCCATCGAAAAATGGCtgtattttgtttgtttgcttCTATAGAAAATATGTTTCCTTCAGAAACAGAATAAGAATCTCGTGATCGACAATATATTATAGAAGAGATATATTAAACTGTACAGTAATAAAATAGCtttgtatctttgaaatgTATAATTTCTCCATAACTTTCAAATAGTCATTTCGATGTTTCAACGTCGAATTACGTAGACgattaaatgaaaatattgaaaactcatttattttcattgaaagtgAGTTAAAGATGAATTCCTTTAAAGTTCAGGATACAAAGTTCTTCAAAGCCAAACCTGCTGCTGTGCCAGTGATACAATTTTATAGATCCCTTTTCCGACTGCGGTTATGGtcgaatttgtttttcgttctAGAAAAAAGTGCGACGACCCGGTTTTTTATGAGCTTTTTTCTCGCCATCGGAACGTATTTGGTtctttgaagatttttcttattttcaactGTCAATAATGTAGCTCGTGGAACGAAAAACGTAACAAATAAACAGAAATAACAGATACTCGTATAAGTCTGACGTATGAATATGtataacaaaaaatgttgaaaatatgtatatacataatgtttaactgtcaaaagtatataataaaatgtatattttcgagtggaaattttttaagtgttatttggaaaaaaactttcaatcGTTTCCAttcatttcatattttcaatctTAATTTAACTTTGAATTAATggaattcataattttatttaattatttaatttcgatCAATCTAATTATCGATCAAATTTCATATGATAAATAATTACGATTAATTTACTAATGTCAAGCATGAAAAGttgaaatgttttcagtctCGAAATTCTTCGTCTTGAATATTCTCATTGGCGTTGAGACATACATACCTGTTTGTTCTCCTGATATTCGATcgacttttatttcatttctgtATAAATTCAACAAAGAAAATCACTCGTAGCTTATTATTTGATCAtataatttgttttattttcaatatctatatatatattcatatatatatatatatatatatactcttATATCGTTTTATTACTCTTATACTGATAGATTTGAGGCGTAAAAGATCGTAACACGAATAGATTTCTCTCCAAGACTTTAACAACAGAAGGTAGCACAGTAAAAGCGCCGGTCTCTTAGTTTATCCTTTTGttccattttactttttttcatctcttttctATCACATCGCTCCATTAACTTCCTTTCCAAAACGACATAGTTCATGTTTGATATTATCGTTGATCGAAGAGTAACGAAAATTGGCGAgtgtcaataataataaccgAAACTTGGACCGtacttaaaaaaaagttttacaaaaattgacattataatTCACGTACATCGACTGCGAAACTTATGTATCATATTTAGCTGAGATTTAAGCGAgtgagatctaaaataagacttttcatccttttctttcttacataaaattcaaatttactaaAGTACAGTTTAATTATATCGctatgatgatgatgattacATGGCGAAAATGTTTCGGCGAAAAttcataatatatatgtaacATGCTCTCCGCTTTTGTGTATTCAGTTGAGTGTAATATTTTGGCAGGCACATGTGCAGAGATATCGTGGAAGGAAAAATCTTTCGATTCATCCCTAATGTTGCGTTCTCTTTTTActctcgttattatttttttcagttttgttTATACTATTTTGTATATCTTTGGAACTGAGAACTCCAGTGTCGTTAATTGACCAAAGCGATTCCAAATAATTGATTGATTAATTGGTAGCGTTTCTTCGTTCGAAATATTCCTTCCTAGGGCAAGTTTGATTTCACTTCGATCTccataaatacatatttctatttgTATGTGTATTAATCCTACACTTACTTTTTCTACATTTATCGTTATCATTTGTTTAATTCTATCTTAATAGGTCCTGGTGATTGGTTAGAATTTAGTGCCAAACCAGTATTGGCACTTTGTGTCGAGCAATTTTCCCGCACCGTTTggtaataattaaaaatgtttttgtttcttctgcCCAAATTCTCAGCTGTTAGAAGGATTTTTCTTCGCATCGTAATTCGAGCTGATTTTACAAGATCTCagcaaaatcgtttttttttaatgaatttttaatgatatttGCCCAATTATCATCCTTCATTGATcttttcgtaaaataaaaattgttacgAAGTTTCTTCacgatttttgttttcgtgAAACATCAAAATTGTCAACTTCTGTTTATTCTCATTAAGAGtgcaattttcattcaattttccatgGAAAGTTTTCAGTGCCAAATACCTCGAAGGATGGAAACTTGAACCATCGATAACGAATACAATCATACCGTAGCCCGCGGAACTCGTCGCATCATTTTAATACAactgaataataaaataaagtaaaattggaaaattcaaattttgcgAAATCTCGTTTAGAGCTCTTTGGTCGCTTCAGTCTTATCTCGTACTTGCTAatgtttttccttcttctttttGTTTACCGTACGATCGACTTTCAATATGATGAACTACTCTGAGGTGTATCTTTTGTTGTTCGTATATTAATCGCTGTTCGCGACTGTTTTTAGGACTAGCAAGGTACAAAATCGGCTAGTGCGATATGTGTTTGATGGATTTTCGTTGATAAACGAtcgttctatttttatttttatgcgataaaatttcaatccCATTATTTCAGTGCCAAAAGTACAGAGCACACTGATCGTCGTGGTGTTATTTTGACTCAATCTCGCAAAATGTATCTGTCGTTGCCAAACAGTTTGAgctaaaagtttttttcttcacaagTCAGTAATGGACTGAAAAAAAACCATCATTGAAGTGTCACGATCGATTATTTGAAATGCAATCCTTTCAAAGGGATGGACAGACCGTTCCAACAGAAAGAGTTGGGTGAATGTCAAAAcaatcctcttttttcttgatctttcaataaatttctcaaaaaattccTTGAAATGTGCATACACAGTGTCCATagaaatcgataaatttattcCTCAAGTtgggaagaaatttctcaacagtttttcaatcaattcacTGTGCCAACAGTTCGCTGAGGACTCTTCGCTATCGCTAATGCTGAAAATCAATATTCACAATACCTCAGCGACAGTGGAATCGTTTTCTCTCAATTATTGTCAATTGGCTGAAGACTCCAAGTTTATTAGAAATCTCGGTGTGCGtgaaatgttttaaaaaagctCGTTTGGACATAAAGACGTATTTTTACGTTTAAGACAAAGTAACACCGAACTCTCCAAAATACTCTGAACTCGTGGCAGCGCTGGTGTTTTAGTACTTAGACGATTGGTAATTTTCGACGTACGGGCATGGCGAGTCTTCGTGACCAATGCACTCGATAACCGGATCGTGACTACTGTCCCACATACCCGGACCGCACTGACGACACAAGCCCGCCAAAGTGCAAGGTAACCGATCCAAAAGGCGGAAATGATAAAGCAGACCACGAGCTTTCCTTATTATGACATTTCCGTCCATGTACATCGCCAATGAACTGAAGTGCAACAACATCTCGTCCGTTCGTAAATCTTGGGCTATTACGTCGTCCGCGTAAACGCACATTATCGCGAGACAGAGAAATAAGTGGAAGTAGTCCGTGAGGTAATTAACCCAACAGGCTTCCCACATTACTAATGCAACTTCCGTCGGGAATTCGCGTTTGAGGCATCTGAAAGCATAGCAGGTCAATTAACGCTTAAACTCGATGGCGAAGCTTGATAATCAACAGtttttctcaaacttatcatctttttctaataaatttattcaattgtcTGATCCATGAAAAGAATTTCTTTTGATgcgtgtttttttcaaattggtTGATTCGCTTGATTAAAAATAGTCATTTTGATGATTGTGCTGACTCTTTTCTTCTTAGGAATGTTGAAATGGGAGAATTTCGGTGCAGTGGAAGGAGGGTGAAAGGATTGAGTAACTTTAACGTCTAGAAATACTCACAAAAGTATCCAACGATGACAGAAAAGCAGCTCGAGCGCATCCGCGTGTTTTTCGAGATGGGAATAAAAATCGGGCACCATGACTCTTATCAATTCTCTGAGATAGCATAAATTGCGATCCATATCTGTGTCAGTCGGTGTACAAACGGCCACGGATCTCTGCATCAGACCGGCGAAACACCAGAAGGCATCGATCTCTGAATTTAATTCGGCTAAAAGCGGTGCAAGCAGGTCGGACATTCCCTGTGTATAGCCGAGACGACAGTTGTAAACCGCGTAATTGAGCAGTATGTTCCTATGAGAAAAGTAAACACGATCGACCGTCGTAAAAATTACTGTTGTTGGGAAATTCGTGGTTTCCACATCGTGACAATGAAGAATAATTTTAAATTACAAATGTCTCAAGACAAAAACTTTGACATAAcgtcatctgtattttttgtcCGTTAACTGcgtgaaaatatgttttcgaTTTTCACCAATGTTACCAACTGAAAAAGACTGTCGAGAAGTAAaaagatcatttttcttcaatgcgcatttaaattcaaagaaaaaagtatttttcccATGGCAGCAATGACGAAAAAacagtttatttttattcatcataGAGTAGAACCCAAACGTGAACCAATGGACCAAAGAACTTGAAAGCATcgaataaaagtttttttatagaaGCACGAAAAATTCTGCTTCTATAAAATTCTGCTTCTTCGGATGTTTGTGAAAGCAACGAACTTTCGTTTTGGGAACTCCACTAttcgatcgaaaaacaatgtttttttttttttttcatattgagCAAGTATTTTATCGAGTTTTTCTTTCAGTTGGTCACATAAATTCACttgaatccattttttttaatccactTCTACTGTTTGGAGTTCAACTGCATTTAATTATTGTCTAGCTCACGATATAACGTATCGATGGatgatttaaaaatgtttactTCATTATTTCGATGTTAGGATTGTCCTCTCCAGCGTAATAAGGATTTCCTCGATCAGTTCGAACGACGTCTTTCTCAACGATGCAAACGACATTGCGCCAAAAGCGTTCAGCCTCTTCGGGGCTCATTCCGTATCTCTGTCTCTCAATTTCATCGTATTCTTGCCTCCTTATAGCATCGATTTGTTCTCGGTCGTCGTAGGTGCTTTGGTACGAGTAACAATGCAGCAAAAAAGGCCAAACTATTTTTCTCAAGCCCGGTTCGAGACCACCAAAGAAAATGCCTTTTCGGAGCGCAAGATCCTCCTCCACTTGACCACGTTCGTTGAGCAAATCTTGCCAAGCCAGAGAAGTTATCATCGGTACTTGACCCTCCTCAGGATGCAACTCGTCTCTGCTCACTTCCGGTCTGCACACCATGAAGTGCCTTCGCATAGAGAAATTGTTCATCGTTTACcaccaaatttatcactccttCGATTCACTTTTAacaggaaaaaatttttgaaaaaattacaagaaTCTAAGCTCGCAGCGAGCAATTGAACATTTCAACTTTACTAATATTGGGATTAAAAATGGCTCGTTGTGTAAATATAGCattagttataaatatttaggaTAGATAATGCTAGTTTTAACAATAAGTTATATTTGCTGATGGTTCGGTCCAACTTGTAGTCAtcgaaacttcttttttcttttatttcttctctttttgttattttattttattttttttaatttttcgccAGCTGCAAAACGCAActacttcaattttttgtttaattttacgCAAAAACACTAATGATAATTGATATGCATTAATGAAGAATGTACCCCCcggtttgaaaattcaacaccAGATGTCTCACAAATTTTGTCAGATCCCAATTGATGGTCAGTCATCGATCAATTTCACGGTTCATTATCgatgtttaaaaattgaaaaaaactcgaaaaacgttgaaaaattagtaatattccaaaaaaatggtgaagaaAGTTTTTTAGTAGAAACAGtaatttatgagaaaaaaatgtaaataattgTCAACTGTGattgatggagaaaaaaacggaatTTCATATCGAACCGATAAGGCAATATTTCTTCTTGATCCGTGTCTTGTCGAGGGTAAAGAAGTTGATGCCATTGATGCAACGTCGCGGCTAATCTGTCCAATCCACCGTGATGAAAGTGGAGAATTTTGTACTGACTTTCACGACTCGCCACTACCAATTGTCCACTGGTACACGCAGGATCGGCGAAGAACAATCTCAGCGATCTCATTTGACTGAGATCAACGGAGAAACGTCGACATCGATGTGCACGACGCAGTGTGACGGGAGACGCGGTTGCGCTCTCGGGAAACGTGAGATTGTGCTGGAGAGCCAACAACTCTGGGGATCGCATCCACGTGGGAAATTCTTCAGCTGcatggaaaaattttatctgtacgtttttttcgaattccttTTTAACCCTTAATAGTCACACGGGGTATATCGGACCCCAGCCGTTTTTCGACCGACGATACCAAATAGAAACGTGCGAGGATCTGGGGTCCGATCCATCCCAACGTGACAAATTTAACTAATACTACCTGAAAGCGTGATTTCTCAGGTTTATAGaacgagttgattttttttttattataaattacgatttctgcatcaatttttgtgaaaaatgtcatttttcctgcattcttttctttgaaattttttttaatattaaaaataacacgaatagaataaaattgtTATGGTCGTTTCTTAAAGGTTCAAAATACAttgcagtatttttattttttatttttttttacagttttccaATTATTTATCGTAAGGGTTAATGTGGTTAAATTAACGATgcatggtacaaaagtctaaataattataaattgatcaaatttggcgataatgttcttcaacatcaagtgcgaaaacacaatttttttcaaaattttcttctgcttagttatcgagtaattacgcattaaagcagatttcttatgcctggaatgtatacctaaatatatggaaacgctatgcttatacatgtgaactttagtgatcaattacttgAGCTCCATAGTGGTGTCATTCATGAGAAAAAACTAAGTTTGTATTCAGGAGTTATCTTagatataaaaagaaaatgagaatagaAAGCATTATTTACAATGATTACCATCCGTTGATCCCCCAATGGAAAGGCTACAGGTCGATGTCAGAGACATGCTGCGACTTTTGACACTGATATCGTCGcgcaaagaatttttcaagtccCCAGTATCCACATTTCGACGATCCCCGGAACAgccattttcgaaaattcttgaatCTAGTGAATCCGATCGCAAACGATGAGCTCTGGTATTGCATAGTTTATCGTCattcgaaactttttcatcgGTCTCGCAATTCGATTCACTATGCTTATCCGTTTGTTCCGAGTCTACTTTCGATACGGGGTTATCAATTTCCGATATACCAGGGACGCCCGGTTTTTCCGTGTCTTCCGTCTCCGGTTTGTCAGAGGACTCAGCAGTGGCGCCACTCTCGATGCTTGGTTTCCTCGATTTACCGCCAGAACATACCCTCTCGCAATCGCTGCAGCTTATCGGCTCTTTAACCTCCAAACAAACGTCCAATCGTTCGTCCTCGTTTTCGTACTTTCCGCCGTTCGTTTCTTCTGGTATTTTACCGTGTGGATTATTAcagtgttgattttttttaggcGTCAGATTTTCCAATGTCGTTGGATGTTTTCTTAGTGTACTGTTCGGTATCCAACTCAGATGAAGTGTAGGTACATTCGTGTTTTTATCCAGTTTGCACGTCAATGTCATGTAACCGGGATGATGTACGACGTCGCAGTGTTGTCTCAACAGCGTTGGTGGGTGCACACAGACattgtttttacaaaaaaggGCTTCACCATCCTGATACAATAACCTACGACAGTCTTGATTACCGTCACCTAATATGTAACTGCtagcttttttcaaaatacttgGTAGAGGCATTGTTGCTAATTGTGTCACTGTCCCTTTGAAATCGACTCGAGTTTTCAGCTTATCAATAAACTACGCCATATCCGATTCTCATCTTTCCAAATGAATCCATTTAACGTCGTTTCGAAATTCCACTTGCCTCCCCCCTTCGTGAGACTATCTGCTAGAATTGTTTGGTCCTCGCAAAAATATTGCAAACGTAAATTCGGGCACGTTGAATTTGATGGGAACACGAGAAAATATTCAGTTGATTATTCACAAATATTTTAGTTCATCGGAGAGTGGTTttcattattaaaaaatatttttgagcgATAATTCAATAGTTTTGTAAAATTCCTTCGCtttcgaatatttatcgatggcaaatttttcgttaacgTGCTCGCCACTGCTCTTCCGTTGATTTTTAGGCAACTGGGCAGTTTATCCACTTTAAATAAGTTCTTATTTTATCAATTgattatctttttttcgtgcacgataaaattttattgttgcACGACGTTTTCCGAGCGAGAGCACCGGTCGACTGAGCTCCAATTATTTCTTTCGGTTCTATTGTGAACGAATTTTCGTACTTTCAGCCATCACGTATATACATACACTCGTATATTTGATGTTACAATCGCATATGTTTCATGCGTTATCGGTGTCTATTAGCCTCGTTGCATATGCATATAGTTGATAAAGTCTGAGGCTACGAAAAGAAAGAATCGTTGGCGACATCTGTGTCAACCCTTAAGCACGCGTCGATTATTCGTTAGacccgaaatttttttgcgACGTTACCAAATCGTGAACACaattcatgtttttatgtaattCCGGTCCGAACCGAACCTTTTGAAGACCCATTTGTTTGCGaatttattttgtgaaaattcaacgaaaaaataaacaaatcgtTGAAGCTAGTCGACTCTTTTTTCGCTCGAATGTGAGAAACGAGTTCGATAAAATGGTCACGTTAATTACAACCCATAAAATTTTAGGAAGAGCCTGAAGGTTTCACTTTCGTACACAAGGCAGATAAAACCAGTCCGATGCTTATTCAAACGTAATCGACGTCacgattatatttatttatatgacATCCGAGCTTGTTTTAAACACAAAATTCTTATCAAGATCATCGTAACgcgtttaaaaatatttctaaaaaGAACTATCAagtttctttgctttttttttgacacGTCTGTTTGAGGAAATGAAACAGACAATGTGCtcgtcccgagactctaccgagtcttcGATAATTTATTGTTTACGTCGGCGAAAGAAGAGACTTTTCTCGGCCAATGGTTGTGAAGGTACTGACGCTCGTTGCTGCGCGCTTTGACAACATACGAACGAGAAACACGTAAACACACCCACACTGAGCAGCGGTGCTACACGCTATCCAGGATCAATATTTCCATCTGATCCCGTAGGGTTATATAGTTACGTGTTGCCCTACTACCCGATCAAACAACCTTTCTCTCATACCCCGTCGCGCATCCACGCAAAAACCACATCCTCctcttttttattgatcccttTGCTCTTTCCTCCATTtcctatttatttttcaatcatttctgTCCTCTCGTCAAATCTCCAAGGTTTCTTCGTCCGCGTTTACACTGGGTTGAATTGTGGATACGAGTTTTTCCATTAACTACTTTTaccttgaaaaaatacttgaaagAATTCATCCCACCAGAACTGTGGAGCAACTGGTTGGCATGTTTTCCTCGTTCGCCCTCCTCCACATCATTCTTTtaccctcttattttatttcttcgtacAGGGACAGGTATCGAAGGACATTTTAATACCTAAACGTTTCAGTCTCTAAATTTAagttggaaatattttttatttcacttatGACTATGAACAAAAAACTGAATGTATATCATTAAAAGTACATGGCGTCAAGTATCAGAcggaaattttcaaccgaCCGAGGCAAGACGTGTATTTTCGAAATCGGGCGATTTCCCCTCATTCTTGAACGTCAAGTcgtcgccattttttcaatatattcatATTTAATCCCTCCAAGAAATATTGACTCTAGATTCCGtttactcaaattttcttttcagcaTAAAAGTTCTATCGTAGGTGATTATGGCGTTTAATTTAAGccattctctctcttttttgacAACTAAGAGAACGATATATGATAAAGTtactttcgatgaaaattgaatataaaaaatctaaaacaatgagaaagtttttaaaaaacgtcaaaattacgtttgctTTCTCAACAACGTGGGGTGATTAATTATCCTGGTGTTGGAGTCTAGGGTCGAATCGTCGTCGGATGGTTGCTGCACACTGCACACGTCATTGACGTCACTTCCTGCTGCCGCGAAATCAGGCGGTACTACTCTAAAATCTGCTGCCGGCAGCGCTGCAAGCGTGTTACCGTTGAAGCACGTTGCGACTTGATGATTGAAAATGACCATCGTACAAAGAcattcaaaagaaaaaaatattgaaaatacgaATTACATTTATGAAAGTAGCCttttgataaataaattttaaaaataattttataaaagtaTAAAATAATCTTGAAATTACAAGTGTCGTGATGAGTCGACATCGTGGAGAATtggatcacatttttttcaaaggctCTTCAGGCAGAAGAAATCCGAcgacgaataaaataagaattaTTCCTTTCCtactgaaaaacatttttcaatgtaccTTTCCGAATGATGAAGCttaacatttttccattcgctCTATTGCTTCTCttgtattaaaaaatgacgtttgATTAGAAAAAGCTATATTTCAAATAACTTATAATACTGTAAATCAAATGTACATTATTTCACGTCCAGAAAGAGTTTACAGTTTAACATTTTCATCGCAATCGAACATGATTACGTGGCTGTTGTTAAGTGCAAGTCCGGATTTGGGTCCTCGTTTGAGATAAGTTATAGTAGAGTAAGCGGCAAAGTGAAAGTCTTCCTGAAGATATCCATTAACAAGAAGATGACCGACGATGGACTCACCAGTTTCTCTACTGAATTTTGGTACCGGAACTGAAGAGACTCTGGAAGTCGTAGCACCCTTTCCGTACCAAGCATCAATGAGTTTGAGAGGTGTGAGTCTCGTTTCGCTTTGGACAGCTTTAGTCATTATTTGATACAATTGTCGACAATAAGGTGCAACatcaacagatttttttttacaactgtGTCTGCAATGGTCGCACATTTGAGAGCAATCGCTCGGAGACCATTTCTCTTCGAAATGGGTCGCAATGAGACTCCTGCGACACGTGGTCGGATCGAGACAATATTCGAGAACTTTGTAGAGATTCTGAAGGCCAACTTTGTCTTGAAAAACCATAGTACTGAGACGAAATATATCAGGCAACCGATAAAGTACTATACATGCTGCTTTTCTTCCATCTCTCCCTGCTCGTCCGCTCTCTTGGTAGAAATTTTCCATAGATTTGGAGATACAGTGATGAATgacgaatcgcacatcgggcTTATCGATACCAAGGCCAAAGGCGATTGTCGCTACGATTGCTTGATATTCGCCGTTGATCCACTTGTTGTAAACTTTCGTTCTAACGTCAGCCTCGAGAATCGCGTGGTAACAACCCAATTTCAATCCCTTGCTTCGAAGATCCGAGGTCAGTTGTTCTGCTTCTTTTATGGTGGTCGTATAAATTATACCGGATTTACCCTCGAAACGAGTTTTCAAGAGATTTTCAATCATCGAAAGACAATTTGCTTTGTCGGATGGTTTTCGTCGTACTTCGTAGTACAAATTCGGTCTGTTGAATGATGCTCGAAGTACCAGGCAGCCTTGAATATCCAGCATTTTCTGAACATCCACGATTATTTTTGCTGGCGCTGTGGCAGTCAAACCTAAAATAGGAACGCCTGggaacattgatttgagaatgCCGAGAAATTTGTAATCTGGGCGGAAGTCATGACCCCACTGACTGCAACAGTGAACCTCGTCGATGGCAAATCTATTGAGTCTATTGAGCTCAAATGCTTTTTGCAGTTTGCCCATGAAACGATTCGACTTTGCCATGTATTCAGGAGTCACGTAAACTAATTTCAAAgtcgaatttttatcaattaaaCCGTTCATTACAGATTTCACATCGTCTTTATGAGCCTTCGAGCTCAGCATTAATGCATTCACTTTGTTTTTATGCAAACCTCGAAGCTGATCTTCCATCAGAGCTACGAGCGGGGAAACTACTATGGTTACCCCTTTTCCTATCACAGCTGGCAATTGGTAACACAACGATTTTCCCCCTCCTGTTGGCATAACCAAAATAACATCTTCCCCTGAC
It encodes:
- the LOC122419051 gene encoding ATP-dependent DNA helicase Q1-like; protein product: MSSSSKDVMVIDDDDDEYHATEEDEINAIDFELRQIERDLQKLEDRKSILIQRKQKLRDDALLKKSLSVSKKNWEKSDFSWSMNLKKTLTDTFKIKELRELQLPTMNATMSGEDVILVMPTGGGKSLCYQLPAVIGKGVTIVVSPLVALMEDQLRGLHKNKVNALMLSSKAHKDDVKSVMNGLIDKNSTLKLVYVTPEYMAKSNRFMGKLQKAFELNRLNRFAIDEVHCCSQWGHDFRPDYKFLGILKSMFPGVPILGLTATAPAKIIVDVQKMLDIQGCLVLRASFNRPNLYYEVRRKPSDKANCLSMIENLLKTRFEGKSGIIYTTTIKEAEQLTSDLRSKGLKLGCYHAILEADVRTKVYNKWINGEYQAIVATIAFGLGIDKPDVRFVIHHCISKSMENFYQESGRAGRDGRKAACIVLYRLPDIFRLSTMVFQDKVGLQNLYKVLEYCLDPTTCRRSLIATHFEEKWSPSDCSQMCDHCRHSCKKKSVDVAPYCRQLYQIMTKAVQSETRLTPLKLIDAWYGKGATTSRVSSVPVPKFSRETGESIVGHLLVNGYLQEDFHFAAYSTITYLKRGPKSGLALNNSHVIMFDCDENVKL
- the TBC1D16 gene encoding TBC1 domain family member 16 isoform X2, with protein sequence MPLPSILKKASSYILGDGNQDCRRLLYQDGEALFCKNNVCVHPPTLLRQHCDVVHHPGYMTLTCKLDKNTNVPTLHLSWIPNSTLRKHPTTLENLTPKKNQHCNNPHGKIPEETNGGKYENEDERLDVCLEVKEPISCSDCERVCSGGKSRKPSIESGATAESSDKPETEDTEKPGVPGISEIDNPVSKVDSEQTDKHSESNCETDEKVSNDDKLCNTRAHRLRSDSLDSRIFENGCSGDRRNVDTGDLKNSLRDDISVKSRSMSLTSTCSLSIGGSTDAEEFPTWMRSPELLALQHNLTFPESATASPVTLRRAHRCRRFSVDLSQMRSLRLFFADPACTSGQLVVASRESQYKILHFHHGGLDRLAATLHQWHQLLYPRQDTDQEEILPYRHFMVCRPEVSRDELHPEEGQVPMITSLAWQDLLNERGQVEEDLALRKGIFFGGLEPGLRKIVWPFLLHCYSYQSTYDDREQIDAIRRQEYDEIERQRYGMSPEEAERFWRNVVCIVEKDVVRTDRGNPYYAGEDNPNIEIMKNILLNYAVYNCRLGYTQGMSDLLAPLLAELNSEIDAFWCFAGLMQRSVAVCTPTDTDMDRNLCYLRELIRVMVPDFYSHLEKHADALELLFCHRWILLCLKREFPTEVALVMWEACWVNYLTDYFHLFLCLAIMCVYADDVIAQDLRTDEMLLHFSSLAMYMDGNVIIRKARGLLYHFRLLDRLPCTLAGLCRQCGPGMWDSSHDPVIECIGHEDSPCPYVENYQSSKY
- the TBC1D16 gene encoding TBC1 domain family member 16 isoform X1, giving the protein MPLPSILKKASSYILGDGNQDCRRLLYQDGEALFCKNNVCVHPPTLLRQHCDVVHHPGYMTLTCKLDKNTNVPTLHLSWIPNSTLRKHPTTLENLTPKKNQHCNNPHGKIPEETNGGKYENEDERLDVCLEVKEPISCSDCERVCSGGKSRKPSIESGATAESSDKPETEDTEKPGVPGISEIDNPVSKVDSEQTDKHSESNCETDEKVSNDDKLCNTRAHRLRSDSLDSRIFENGCSGDRRNVDTGDLKNSLRDDISVKSRSMSLTSTCSLSIGGSTDGNHSEEFPTWMRSPELLALQHNLTFPESATASPVTLRRAHRCRRFSVDLSQMRSLRLFFADPACTSGQLVVASRESQYKILHFHHGGLDRLAATLHQWHQLLYPRQDTDQEEILPYRHFMVCRPEVSRDELHPEEGQVPMITSLAWQDLLNERGQVEEDLALRKGIFFGGLEPGLRKIVWPFLLHCYSYQSTYDDREQIDAIRRQEYDEIERQRYGMSPEEAERFWRNVVCIVEKDVVRTDRGNPYYAGEDNPNIEIMKNILLNYAVYNCRLGYTQGMSDLLAPLLAELNSEIDAFWCFAGLMQRSVAVCTPTDTDMDRNLCYLRELIRVMVPDFYSHLEKHADALELLFCHRWILLCLKREFPTEVALVMWEACWVNYLTDYFHLFLCLAIMCVYADDVIAQDLRTDEMLLHFSSLAMYMDGNVIIRKARGLLYHFRLLDRLPCTLAGLCRQCGPGMWDSSHDPVIECIGHEDSPCPYVENYQSSKY